Within the Medicago truncatula cultivar Jemalong A17 chromosome 4, MtrunA17r5.0-ANR, whole genome shotgun sequence genome, the region TATCCAAATTAAACCATCAATTACACCACAAATTAAAATCAGATATCCAAAAAATCTTCCGACTAAATAGACataattgaatgtttttttagataaaagaTGTACTCAAAGACAAGTTTTATGACAAGACTAAGGTAAGGAGTTCCCCTCAAAAAAACAAGACTAAGGTAAGGAGTTACATGATACACTTAAATGTACTAGACCACTAGACCctcattttcttctttaaattATGGTGAGCTATTTTTCTGTTTGTTCAGGCTTCAAGAAAATCTCCTACCAAAGAAAATACTAGACCAAAAGAATTCAAACTCCACACTCAAGAAAGAGCAGTCAAACGTGCAATATTCAACTACGAAGTAAGATATACATAATGAATGATTAATGTTTAAGTTAGCAATATAAGTTTCTTTGTTCGGTGAATGTGGTTTTCATTAGGTGACAACAAAATTATATCTCATGGAGTTGCAAAAGAGACAAGAAGAGAAGTTGATGAAGGTATTTAGGCACATAATAATGAAGATATATATGATACTAATTATGAAAATGAGATTAATATTTTAGAGAAGCTAATTAATGAAATGTGGAATAGATGATTGAAGAGGAAGAGATACGTGTGCTAAGGAAGGATATGGTTCCAAGAGCTCAATTAATGCCTTATTTTGATAAGCCATTCTCCCCAAATAGGTAAATAACAATGGATCAATTGTATATACATACATACTCAAATGCGCAAAAAGAAAGAAGTGTGGTGACCCGTGATACAATTGGGGATTCCACATAGAATAACCTCACATTATATTATTGAAATATTGTGATTAACTTTAAAAAGATCTCACTTGAGTTACAGATCAAGCAGAACAGTTCCAAGAGAATCATGCATCCACATGATGAGTAGCAAGTGTTGGAGCTGTGCTTTTGGCAATGGATTCTACAACATTGACCAATGTGGTCATCAAACTCTCAACAACTCCATTGGATAGTTTTGTCttgtcaaattttatttaatttaataacaaGATTTAATGATTCAATGgtggaaaaataaatttatccaAGGtgtaatgttaatttatttgtgcatatcagataaaataataatttatttaactattttacacaaattaaaaaaatgtataaatgaaagatattaaataatatttttattacattacTCTTATCAAGTATTTATGTA harbors:
- the LOC25493397 gene encoding uncharacterized protein isoform X2, encoding MERPNTESVLKFVKNTSQSSSHWSIIDSKGMIKDVLKDKFYDKTKASRKSPTKENTRPKEFKLHTQERAVKRAIFNYEVTTKLYLMELQKRQEEKLMKMIEEEEIRVLRKDMVPRAQLMPYFDKPFSPNRSSRTVPRESCIHMMSSKCWSCAFGNGFYNIDQCGHQTLNNSIG
- the LOC25493397 gene encoding uncharacterized protein isoform X1, which translates into the protein MERPNTESVLKFVKNTSQSSSHWSIIDSKGMIKDVLKDKFYDKTKVRSSPQKNKTKASRKSPTKENTRPKEFKLHTQERAVKRAIFNYEVTTKLYLMELQKRQEEKLMKMIEEEEIRVLRKDMVPRAQLMPYFDKPFSPNRSSRTVPRESCIHMMSSKCWSCAFGNGFYNIDQCGHQTLNNSIG
- the LOC25493397 gene encoding uncharacterized protein isoform X3 encodes the protein MERPNTESVLKFVKNTSQSSSHWSIIDSKGMASRKSPTKENTRPKEFKLHTQERAVKRAIFNYEVTTKLYLMELQKRQEEKLMKMIEEEEIRVLRKDMVPRAQLMPYFDKPFSPNRSSRTVPRESCIHMMSSKCWSCAFGNGFYNIDQCGHQTLNNSIG